The Nitrospirota bacterium genomic sequence GGTGGTTCGACATCGTCCATAATGTGTTCTACCGGGTCGGGATGTTCGAAGGATTCGACGACTATTTCGATGAAATCTTCCAGGCCTTCGATGGGCCGGAGTGTTGGACGCTCTACCCGGAGACGCTCGGCGTGCTCAAAGAATTGAAAGGACGCGGGTACGAATTGGGGATTGTATCCAATTTCGATTCGCGGCTGTTCAACGTGTTGAGAGGGTTGCGGATCGCCGATCTGTTCGACACGGTGACGATTTCGAGCCTTGCTCACGCCGCCAAGCCGTCGGCCAGAATTTTTCGTGTCGCGCTGGACAAGCATGCGGCCGATCCGGGCGAAGCGCTGCATGTCGGTGACAGTCTGACCGAGGATGTTCAAGCAGCAAGGGCGGCCGGACTTTGGGCGTTCCACCTCCAACGAGACAGGCCGGAAGGCGATCGGCCGGACGGCACCGACGCGCGGCGGCTGACGATCGCCGGTCTCGATGAACTTCCCACCCTGTTGCCCGGCTTGTCGCCGGCTCCCGATTCGCGATAGCGAAGCCGCCCGAATCGCCCGCGGCGTCATCCTGTTCTGGTGTCTCGTTGGAATCGCGGATCGCGCCCAAGATAATCTTCCGGCTTCGCCACCCGCTCATTGATCCATTCAATCACCGCGACATGTCCCAAGCTTTCGGGATCGTTCGGGAGATAATCGGGAACGACCGCTAGGACATGAAATCCCATTTTGAGTTGGAACGAGAGGGTGGGATCGGTAAGTTCTCCTTGCAGAACGGCAAGGACATAGTCTTCGGCGCTCATCCGGTCGGCGTAACGGTGGTATCCCCGCAAACGGGCGCCGGCTCGAACGCGCAGCAGCTTCAGGCGGGTCACTACGTCGCGTCTGGCATGATAGAGCGCGGTTCCGATCCCGCGATGTTGCAGGGAAGGCCGCACCATGACTTCCGCGCCGTAGAGCGTTCGCCCTCGCTCCGGATCGTGATTCGTGAACATTCCGTTGGCCGTAAAATCCCGCCAGGACTGCCGCACGTCATAGTCGTCCCACAGGATGATCAGGCTCGCGGCCATGCCGACGACCTCGTCCGTTCCGGCTTCGACGGCGACCAGTTGACCTTCCGGAAACACGCGAAGGTGTGAGGTCAACTGCGCGGCGGTCCAGGGAGGGCCCAACGGGTAGACCAGCTTCGACAACTCGATGATCTGAGGAATGTCGGCCGGCTGCGTGGTGCGGACCGCGATGGGTCCCGGCGTCGGGCTCACAATCGGACCACTTCCGGCTTATCGGCGATCTGAAGGGAGTGGTGGCTGTCCAGGAGCGGCAGCACCGTGCCGAACGACCGACTTTGCCGGATCGTCTCCAGGTTCAAGTCGCCGATCACCATCATTTCCTGATTAGGATGACCTTCGGCGAGAATGCCGTCTCGAGCGAAGGAGAAATCGCTCGGGGTCAGGATCGACGCCTGGCCGTAGTTCAGACTCACGGCCGGCACCATCGGGAGAGAACCCACGGTGCACGACTGGATCACGTACATCTGGTTCTCGATCGCGCGGGCCTGGGCGCAGTATCGGACGCGCAGAAACCCCTGCCGCTCGTCGGTACAGCTCGGCACCACCAGGATGTGCGCGCCCTCGCGCCCGGCGGCGCGGGCGATTTCCGGGAATTCCACGTCGTAACAGATCGTGATGGCCAATCGTCCGAACGCCGTGTCGAAGATGCGGAATGTGGACCGGGCCGATACGTTCCATTCGTCTCTTTCGAAGCGGGTCATGTGGAGCTTACCTTGGACTCCGTGGGTTCCCGACGGGCTGAAGATGAAGCTGTCGTTGTAGACCCGATCAGAGCCGTCGTCCAGGACCGGAATCGTCCCGGCGACGATGTAGATCCGATTCGCGACGGCCAGCGCCTTCATCAAGTCGAGAAAACGCGGCGCCTGCCGGGCCAGATCGCGGACCTGCTCACGGATCGGTTTCTTGACGTCGCCGAGCGTGAGGAGTTGAACGGTGAAGTACTCCGGAAACACGAGCAAATGAACTTTGTAGTCCGCCGCCGTTTCGACCAGCGCCGTGACCTGATCGCGGAACTGCTCGAAAGTCTGCACGGGGCGAATGAAGTATTGCAGCGAGGCGACGCGAATGCTCTGCATGGTGTCGGAGGTGCGGGCGAGCGGGCATGAACACAACCACCGTCAGCCCGGGATGCGGCTACCATAGCGGACGTGTGCCGGAAAGTCCAGGTACCGGAGCATCGCCGGGCGCGGACCATTGCAGGATCGAGAGCACTGGGCAGAGGCAGCCAAAAGCGCTCATGAATAATGCGCGCTAGAGCAGGCGAGGAACGATCTCGGCGGCCCGGCCCTGGATGGAGACATCGACCATGTCCGCATAAGGCGTCGGATCCCGATTGATCTCGACGACATAGGCGCCCCTCTCTTTGGCCAGGGGGCCGAACATGGCGGCGGGGTAGACCAGACCGGATGTGCCGATGATCAGAAAGATGTCGCAAGCCTGTGCGGCGGCGTAGCTTCGATGCAAGGGCCCTTCAGGCAGCGCTTCGCCGAACCACACGATGTGCGGGCGCAGTAAACCGCCGCACGCGGCGCAGGAGGGGAGGATCGCAATGGGCACGTCCCGGTTTTCCGACACGACGCCGCACTCGGTGCACCGAACGCTCCAGATATTACCGTGGAGCTCGGACAGCTTGCAGGACCCCGCCGCACGATGCAGGCCGTCCACATTTTGGGTGATCAACCAGAATTGCTGGAACCGCTGTTCCATCTCGGCCAACGTGTAATGGGCGGGATTGGGCTGCTTGGTCGCGATCAGTTCCCGCCGCCAGTTGTACCACTCCCAGACCAGGCGGGGGTCGCGCGCGAAGGCTTCCGGCGTGGCAAGGTCTTCCGCCTTGAAGTTCCTCCAGAGACCGTCGGCGCCGCGGAAAGTGGGCACGCCGCTGTCCGCGGAGATACCGGCGCCGGTGAGCACGGTGACTGAACGGGCCGAAGCCAGACGCGCTTTCGCTTCATGGATCTTCGAATCATGGGACGACATGCGGGCATTATACGTCACTTTTTCGGACCGAAACGGACGTGCTATAGTGGCCGTGGGCGGTCGGCGCTCAGCCTGAGGCCTGTTTTTCGGTGAGCTTCTCGCCTGCTCGTCGCGACAGGTGAGCGCCGACGGCCGGATGCGGAGGGGGTCATGGAACAGATCATGATGGTGGGCGCCGGGGCAGTCGGCGGATTTTTCGGCGCTCATCTGGCGAAGACCAATCCGAACGTGTCCTTTCTGCTGCGGCCCAGGACGCTGCAGGCCGTGAAGGAACGCGGCCTGACGATTCGGAGCGCCGCCGGGACGTTCACGGTCACCCCCATGGCCGCGTCCGATCCCCGAGCGTTACCGAGACCCGACTTCGTGATCCTTTCTGTGAAAGCCTACGATCTGGACGAGGTGATGAGTCAGCTCGAATCGGTCGTCACGGAACGAACCGTCTTCCTCACTCTCCAGAACGGAGTCGATGCGGAGGATCGGATCATCGAACGGCTGAAACGGGACTGCGTCGTCGGCGGGGTCGCCTTCATCTATGCGAAAATCGCCGAGCCGGGTGTCATCGATCATTACAAGAAGGGCGCCGTGGCGATCGGGGAACTCATGGGGCACAGGAGCCAGCGTGTGCTTCGGATTGCGGACCTGTTCGCCCAAGCCGGGATTCCCTGCCAGATTGTGGACGACATTCGGCGGAGCAAATGGGAAAAGATGTGCTGGAACTGCGTCTTCAATCCGTTGACCGTCATCATCAACGATCGGGTGGCCAAGGCGCTGGAACATCCGGAAATGCTCGACGTGATCCGTCACATCGTGGGAGAAGTCGCTGCGGTCTCGGCAGGCTGCAAGGTGACGTTGGCCCCGGATATGGCGGACCGGGTGGTGAAGTGGACACAGGAGATTCGAGACATTCATACCTCCATGTACGACGATTGGAAAGCCGGTCGGCGGACGGAGATCGATTATTTGAACGGATACGTGGCGCGGCGAGGACGGGAGCTGGGCATTCCCACGCCCCTCAACGACGCGTTGACGGCGATGATCAAGACCATTACGGAAAAGGAGAGAAGCGGGCCGGACGTGTTGCGGATCGATGGAGCCGTCCTTCAACCCGTGATGCTGGACCGGGCGTCGTTGGCGGCGTTGCCGGCCGAGCATCACATCCACGATCTCAGCGCGCTGCTGCCGGGGACGAAAGGGAAAGGGATCAGGGTGAAGGGTCTTCTCGACGTGCCGGCGCTGGCCGTCGACGCCGACCACGTCACGTTCCATTCTCAGGACGGGCAGTTCGCCGCGAGCCTGACGCTCGCGCAAGCGATCGAGCACGGGGTGCTCGTGTATGAGGTTGATGGAGCTCCGCTGCCGGCGTCGAAAGGGGGGCCCTTCCGCCTGGTGGTGCCGGGACTGGGCGATCTCTGCGCCAATGTGAAAGGGGTGGCCCGTATCGAACTGACCCGGGGGCCGGGAAGAGATACGCGGCCGTCGGTGAAGCGACATTGTTGATCTTCCCTCAGCGTCTTTCCCAAGCGGCGACCGGATCTTTCCGTTTGTCCAAATCGCGGTTTCTTTCCGGTCTTCAGTGCCACAAGCGGCTGTATCTGGAAGTTCACTCCCCTGAACTGGCGACCGAGCCGGACGAATCGACCCAGGCGATTCTTGACAGAGGCGCTGAAATCGGCGAACTGGCCCGTCGCCGTTTTCCGGGCGGTGTCCTGGTTGAAGCGGACCATCGTCGCGTGACGGAAGCCCTGTCGCGAACCGACGAATTGCTGACCGATCCGGCCGTTCCGGCGATTTTTGAGGGCGCCTTTCGGTTCGAGGATGTGCTGATCCGCGTCGATATTCTGGAACGGCTGGCCGGCGCCCCGTCCCGTCCCGGCGCCTGGCGGCTGATCGAAGTCAAATCCTCTTCCAGGGTAAAGGATGTCCATGTCGACGACCTGGCCATTCAGGCGTTTGTCTTGCGAGGAGCCGGCATCCGCCCGGTTGAGGCCTGTCTGATGCATGTGAACACCCGCTATGTCTACGAAGGAGGCGAGGTCGATCTTGCCCGATTGTTTCTCGTGCAGAATCTTACGGAGCAGGTCGAGAGTCGGCTCAGCGCCATTCCCGCCAGGTTGGCCGAGATGCGGACCATGTTGACTTCATCGGTTCCTCCGGCGATCGAGCCGGACGGACACTGCCATGCGCCGTACGAATGTCCGTTCTGGCAGCACTGTACACAGAGCAAACCCGCCCGCTGGATCTTTTACTTGCCCGGCGGGGGACGGACGTTTCAAACACTCGCGCAGGAAGGGATTCAAACCATCGACGATATTCCGGACGAATTCAAGCTCTCTTCGATTCAGCGTCGCGTAAAGGACAACGTGGAATGGATAAGTCCTGGGCTCAAGACGGCGCTCGCGACCGTGCGTTATCCGGTGCATCATCTGGACTTCGAGACGTTCATGCCGGTGGTCCCGAAGTTTCCTCGGACGAGACCCTATCAGGCAATCCCGATCCAGTGGTCCGATCACATCGAGACGCAAGCGGGCGAGATTCTGCATCATGAATTTCTCAGCGTGGAATCGAAAGACCCTCGCGAAGAACTGGCTGTCGCCCTCCTGGACTCGTTGGGACGGGAGGGCAGTATCTGCGTGTATTCCAGCTATGAGCGGCAGGTGTTGGAGCAGCTGGCGGAGGCGATTCCGGCGTTGCGACAGGACATCGAACGGGTGATCGCCCGCCTCTGGGATCTGCTCGAGGTCATCAAAGCACACTACTATCATCCGGAGTTCCAAGGGTCTTTTTCGATCAAGGCCGTTCTGCCCGCCGCCGTATCGACGCTGGGCTACGAGGATTTGGAGGTTCGAGACGGTCACATGGCGGCCAGGGTGTACGAGCGGATGATCTTTGAGGAGGCCGATTGGGTGGAAAAGATGCGGCTGCGGGACGCCTTGCTGCGCTACTGCGCCCGGGATACCTTGGCGATGTTGGAATTGAGGAAGGCGTTGCGGGGCAAAAACCCGACGGTCTGACTTGCGGCTAGCCTGTGGAGCGGACTGTCATGCACAAAATCAAGCTGTCTATCCCGTCGGCCATAGTAGTAAGGCCTCAGTAAGGCCTCCGGGTCGAGCAGGATGGAAGGTGCCGGACTCGATTCTGTCTTTATCCGGTCGCCGAGAACGATTGCATGACTCTCCGTACGAGGAGCGTCATGAAATATGAAGAATGCGTGAGGTGCGTGTTCGCGTGCGTCAATGACGAGAAAGCCTAAAAGAGCACGCAGTACGCACGAAGTGCGGTTTGGCGGAGAGGGTGGGATTCGAACCCACGGTCCCTTACGGGACAACGGTTTTCGAGACCGCCCGATTCGGCCACTCTCGCACCTCTCCACCGAGCTTGCTGAGCCGGCCGCCGGGCGATTGTTCCGAGCGGCCGGAGAGACGACTGTAGGGGCTGAAGCTTATCGTGCGCGTCAGACTTTTGCAATCGGAATGAACGCATGAAACGTGATGAGCACCCGCAAGACCAATGGCGGGCCGGCCGTGCTTCCGGTAGGCTGCGGAGCAATCCGAAGCGCGCCTAACCGTGCGCGGCGGACCGATAGCCCGACCTTCTCCATTTTCTGAACTTCTGGCGCTGTGCAGACCGAAGCCTGGCTTGTCCCTCCCGATGTGCCGGTGTTGCAGCCGGGGGAGATTCATGTATGGCGCGCCTCCCTGACGTGTCCCCCGGAAACCTACGATCGTTTTTGGCGGCTTTTGTCGGCCGATGAACGGGCCAGAGCGGAGCGGCTCATATCCGCTGACCGGCGAGCCCAGCTCATTGCCGTGCGTGGAATTCTAAGAGCGTTGTTGGGCGGGTATCTGGGGCAAGATCCCGGAACGCTCAGCTTCGGCGCCGGTCCGCAAGGCAAACCCATGCTGCTTTCCGACCGAAATCCGACCCGCAACCTGCGATTCAACCTGTCGCACTCGCACGAGCATGTGCTCTATGCCTTTGCCTGGGGAAGGGAAGTGGGAATCGATGTCGAGCGCATTCGAGAGCACGTCGACGTGCTCAAACTTGCCGAACGGTTCTTTGCGCCGCATGAAGCGTCGGCGCTCCGCGAGCGTTCTCCTGAAGAGCGGCGGCGGTTGTTCTTTACCTTGTGGGTGTGTCGGGAGGCTTGCCTGAAGGCCTGGGGAACCGGGCTGACTTTTCCGCTCGATCGGTTGGAGGTCGAACTGATTCCGGAGCAATCGTCCGCGCGCGTCACGATCAAGAAGCCCGGTGTCGAAACCCGGAGTTGCCACGTTCGGTTGTTGCCGTTGGACGGGGGGTACGTGGGCGCCGTCACAGCGGAAGGCGAGGAATCGCCGCTCCAGTGCTGGCAGTGGGCGGAACCGGAAGGGCCGGATTCTATGAGGTGAGTTTGAGGAGGAAAGCCGCCGGAGGATAGACCGTCAGTCTAGGAGCCTGTGCGACATTACCCATTCTGCTATGGCGAACGATGCAGGAGCATCTGCTTTGTTCTCGGCCCCGAAAAACCTCAACGTATTCCAGCGAATACGCCTCCGGTTTTTCGGGTCCTGCGGCCGCGCATCTGCTCACGCCTCCTTCGCCTCGCGACGAACGGTAATGTCGGACAGGCTCCTAGCGAACCGGAAGGCCGGCCCGCTCGCCGATGTCGCGCAACCGCCGGAAGAAACTCTGCATCAGTTCCTGGCTTTCCCGTTCCAGCACGCCTCCGATGACCTGAACTCGGTGGTTGAGACGACGTTCGGCCGGAATGTTGAAGACCGATCCGCAGGCCCCGGCCTTGGGATCCTTCGCGCCGAAGACCAGTCGGGCGACCCGCGACTGAATGATCGCTCCGGCGCACATCGAGCAGGGTTCGACGGTCACATACAGCGTGGCGCCGGTCAAGCGCCATGTCCCGAGCCGCGTCGCGGCTTCACGGATCGCCACGACTTCGGCGTGCGCGGTGGGGTCCTGCCACGCCTCCCGGTAGTTGTGCACCTGCGCCACCACCTGACCGTCCAGGACCAACACCGCGGCGATCGGCACTTCACCGAGCGCAGGGGCCAACCTGGCCTGCTCCAGCGCCAACCGCATGAATTCGACATCCTTCTGCGTGAACTCCGTCATGATCCTGTCCCTCGACTCTCCGTCCGTGCAGCGTGCGGATAAAACGGGCGTTATCTTAACACAGCCTTCCGGTCAGGAGAAGCCGGTACGCCGTTCCGATTCAACGGGTTGCTGCAGATGAGCGGCGCACCCACTCGAACTCATAACGCAGTTGGAGCGCGAGATACCGCTGGACCAGCCCGCCGCGGTCCAGCGGCATGTCGCGCTCGTGGATCAGGCTGAGCTCCAGGTCCCCGTGCCGCAGCGCGAGACCGACGACCAGATCCAATTCGGTCGGACGCACGGCGTTGCCGGCGCTCCGGTCCGTGAAGAAATTCGTGTCGGCGAACAGCACGACGCGGTTGCGATACAAGTCCAGGTCCGCGTGCGCGACGTATCGGAAAAGCGCCCGGCCGGTGTTGTCTGGGCGGGCGAAGTAGTTTTCGTTGTGGAACAGCCAGCCGGCTCCGGCATAGGTCGTCAGGTTTTGGTTGGGGAAATGCGTTCGCCACCAGCTCCATTGGCTCGCGTCAGGCCAGCGGTAGGTCATCAGCGTGTCCGCGTAGATCTGTTTGATTCCGCTCCGATCGAGCGGCGCGTCTCGCTCGTACTGCAACCGCCAGCCCCAGTTGCCCAGCGAACCGGTGAACGCAAACGTGGCGTCCCATTCCGAGAGCGCGATCCATCCGCCGCGCCGGTCGGAGAAGAAATTCTGATCGGTGTAGAACTGCAGGTACTGTTTGTACAGATCCGTTTCAAGATGGAGCATGTGGCGCAGGCCGACGAGTCCGGTGTTGTCCGGTCTGGCGGCGAAGGTCGGATTATCGACAAACGCGGCGGTGAGCAGGTAGCCGCGTAGCCAGTGCTGCTCGGCGGCTTCAAGGCCGGCGGACTCCGCCGTGTCGCCGAGGGCCGGCAACGGCCGGCCGTATTTTTCCAGCGCCCAGGCCGGAGCGATCCATGGAACGGCCAGAGCCACCAAAATGGCGACGTTCCGGAAACAAAGGAGCGGTCCGGGTCGTAGCATGACGAGCAGGGCTCCTTGGACATGCGACCATGATCGCTCGACGACGAGACAATCACGAGGAGAAAAAATCCGGCTCTTGTAACCGCCCTGCACGGACCTGTCAAGCCGGGAGTGGGTGGGGACTACAGTTGGCCGATGAGATAGATCGCGCCGGTCGGCTGGGGACGGCCGCCTTCCGGTTCCAGGCTGACGGCAAACTTGGTGGTGCGGGAGAATTCGGGAAGGTATCGGATCAGCAACCGGCCTTTCTGTCCGGCGTCCGTGGTGAAGGTGCCCGCGCTGACGGGCTTCTCCTGGACGGCCCAAAGTTGGTAGGTTTTGCCGCCCGGGAGCGGAGGCAGGTTGAAGGCGTACAGCCACGCTTTTTTCGTATCGGGATCGTACAGCAACAGCCCGCCGGCCCCCTTCGCCATCTCGGAACCGGACAATGAGACAACCTTGACGGTCGGCATCCGCAACAACGCCGCGATCTCGTCCTGCAGCGCCCGTACACGCCGGAACGCGGTGCTGTCCTTCTCGAGCTGGGCGAGTTGCGCGCGCGCATCGTCGAGCTCCGCTTCGCGGCGGATCACGGTGTCCCGCAACTCACCGATCTCGACGTCCTGTCGCTCAAGTTCCTGCCGCATCTGTGCGAGGGCGAGTTCTTTGTCTCTGACCTCGCGTTGGAGCGACGCCATCTTCGCGGTTTCCCGTTGGAGCGCTGTTTCAAGCTGTTGGAGCCTCTCCGTTTCCGCCGGGGTCTGCATGTAGAGGGTCCACCCGACATAGCCGGCTCCGGCGACGACCAGCAGTGCGGCGAACGCCAGCGCAAACCGGGCGGCGTTGGAAGGAAACGATCGCGCGGACGGAAGCGGTGGAAACAGGTGGTTCATCCATTCGCCCGGTTCGAGGCTGGGTTTGCTCGGTCGCTTGACCGCCTCCGTGTCGGCCGGACTTCGAGGGGCCATGATTTTCGCTTTGAGCCCGCGAGGCGGAGGCGCGGGAGCCAGCCCGTACGGCAACATGGCCGCTACGGCCTGGTACTCCTTCAAGGCCGTATGGCACGACGGGCAGCCGGACAGCAAATGCGCTTCGAGCGCCTGCCGGTCCGTGCGTTCCAACGCGCCGACCGCATACAAGGGGACCGCTTCTTCAAATTCCTCGTGGTTCATCGAGCGTCGCCCTGGTCGCAACATCCCCTCAAAGCCGTGCGCAGCTTGTTCATACCGAGTTTGATTCTGGTCTTGATCGTTCCCACGGGTTCATTCAACCGGGCCGCGATTTCTGTGTGGGACAATCCCTCATAGTACGCCAATTCCAGGGCCTGCTGTTGGGCTTCCGGCAGTTCGGCCAACGCTTTGCTGACGGCGTTCCGCAACTCCAGGTCCGCCTGGATTTCGAACGGGCCCGGCGACTGGTCCGGGACGTGGGGCGTTGAAAGGTCCATCGAGTCGACGACGGTCCGAGCCTTTGAAGCTCGTGCACGCAGCCGGTCGAGCGCGCGGCTTCTGGTGAGCGTGACCAGCCATGCCATCGGCGTGCCCCGCCCGACATCGTACCGGGCGACTTTCTTCCAGACCTCCAAATAAATGTCCTGGAGCAGTTCGGCCGCCTCGTCCCGATTCCCCAGAATGCGAAGGGCCAGCGTATACAGCAGCGAGCTGGATTGATCATACAACTGGCTGAATGCCTGGTGATCTCCCTTGACCACCTGGGCCATGAGCTTCGGATCGATCAAGGATGAGGCGTGTCGGGATGAGGTGTCCATGCAGACCGGTGCTTAGCGGGATCGAACCTTCCCACGCGACTTACACGCCTCAATCATAGCATTCTACGTTCGAAACCGACAAAAAGATGCGTGTGTGACATCGGGTGAAACAACGGAAAGGTTTCAACCGGGCAAGCGACCGATGACGGATCCTGAGCGATCTTCGGGTTGGAGGCCGAGCCCTGTCTCGATAGGCTGTTTCTCGAGGGACGGGCCGGCTTCTAGACGCCGGGTCAGCTTGTGGAGGACCTGCTCCAGGCCGAGGTCCTTGACGAGCGGCTGGACAAAAATCTTGCCGGAGGCCGGATCGCACGCGCCGAGCGCATAAGGCCCGAGCCGGACTTCGAGCCGTACGCGTTCCGCGGCTGGCGCTACGCGAACGAGCGGCGTCCTTTCGACTTCGTCCAGCCGGATCGTCTCACGGCGGACGACGGAAAACGCTCCAAGCGAGTGAAGCGGCGTCCGCCTGATGACATGTACTCGCGCTCCGCGCCTGATCAACCAGGACAGCAGGGCGCGACCACGAGGACTACACCTCAGCCATTCCCAGACTTCTTCGGCCCGATGGCGCCATGCCGTGTTCCAAGCCGTCAGAGACCGATCCAGCACCAGACGTAGCTGCGCGGCCACGGTCGGTTCGGCCGGTCGGCCGGGAACCAACCGTTTCCCGCGCCTGCTGATCGCATGGACCTTGGCCAGCACGTCGCACAGGGGGACGGCTTCGCCGGGCTCCCGGGTCCGGTCTCCGGCCGTGAGGATTTCGCCCGGTCGGCCATAACCCGTCACGCGATGACAGACGAGGACGTTGTTGCGGCGGAAGACGACGATGTCTCCGGGACGGATGTCGTGCGCCTCCTCGACTTCGAGGACGTCGCCTTCCTGAAGGGTCGGAAACATACTCCAGCTTGCGACCCTGAGCCTGATCAGCGGGCCTCCGTGCGGGGAACTCAGAAGAGGGAGCAGATCAGCCGGAGGCTGAAAAGCCGACGAGTTGTCGAGGACGAGACGGCGGATCATGACGACGTACGCGTCAACACGAGCGTGCAATCGAACGCGCCAGGATTCGGCCGATCAGGAGCCCGGCTTGATGGATTAGATGGAGCGCACGCGTGACGCGGAGCATGACGGGCTGCGACTTCGCGAGGTCGCCGTAGCGAGATGCGAGAAACTCTGGCGGCGGCCAGAAAGTACGCCGGAGCCATAGGCGTTTCTGCCCCGGAGGCCTGGTGAGAAACAGCAACAAATGGCCGAGTCCCTCGATCGGCTGCGTCCCCACCAATCTGCGCAGAAGCCAGGCCAGCAGGCGTTCCCCCGCACTGGACGGAGCCAACCGCCTGAGGACCCCGTCCGGTACAAAAACGCGCGGCTCCTGCCGACAGGCGAAGGAGAGCCCATGGTAGACGGGAATTTTCAGATGGTGACGCGTTGCCTCTGCGATCAGAGGTTGCCAATCGATCCGCTCTTTTCGCGTAAGCAGGCGGAGGTCGGTCATGAATGAGGGGACAAAGTAGCCACGATGAACGACGCTGTAGGCGGTCAGATACAACAGCAGATCATACCCCTCCAGGCATTTGATCGAAAGCCCGTCGAGCGTCCGGCGCACGGCGCGTTCCCACAGGCCGGCCTGATCGTCCGCGTACCACACCGCGGTCGTGATATCCAGGATGAGTCCGCCCTCCGGCGACACATAAGCGGGATTGCCGTCGATGAGCCGACGAAAACCCGAGGCCGTCAGAATCTCGTCGATCTTCCACAGATCCCGCTCATGCACCAGAAGATCGACGTCCGTGATCGGTCTGAGGCCGCGGACACCATAGACGCGGGAGAGCAGGTCGGCGCCCTTCAGGACGATGAAGTCGATCCCGCCGTCGTGGAAAAGCCGGCCGACCTGGACGAACCGGTCGAGCGTGCGTTTGTTGGCGAGGCTGACCCGCGAGTACGCTTCAGCCAGATCGTCGAGGGTTGAGGGGGACATGGGCTTGCTTCTCCAAGGTGGCCCACTCCTTGAAATGGGGAAGGCACACGCTCATATCGCCGGTCTCCAGCCAGGCGTCGCTGCGGCCTTGCCGGCAGTACGGACGCAGTTCGCAGCTCGGACATTCGTACTGCGCGTTCGGCTCCGCCCGGTCCACGGTCTGCTTGAGGACCTCCCATCCCTCCCGGACAGTCCCCCTGCGCAGGTCGTAGTTGGGAATCGGGAACGCTGTGCAGAGGTTCATCCCACCGTACGGGGTGATGGCGAACCGGCTGCGCCCGCAGGCGCACTCGATGAAGCGGTCATTCGACGAGCAAGGGTCCTCGACAGGGGTGCCGTTGGCGTTGAATAACCTGGCCTGATCGATCGCGATCTTCCCTTCAGGGCTCAGACGGTACCGAAGCGGTGTCTTATCGCCGTCTGTCTTCGGCATGATGTCCAGCGAGTATTGGAATTTCCAGCCGTACGGTTCGATCAACTTCCGGCAGGCCTCGACTTCGGCGTGATTCACCGTCGTCACCGGCATGCGGACGATGACCGGCAGGGAGCAGGCGGCCAGGTGACGAAGCCCGTTCCGAAAGGATGTATAGGATCCTGCGATGCCGGTCATCCGTTCGTACGTCGGCGCCGTCGCGCCGTACATCGACACAATGATCCGGTTCACGCCGACTTCTTCCAGGACCGCCGTCGCCTTCGGCGTCACGCGTGTGGCGTTGGTCAGGATGTGCAGGACAAACCCCAGGCGGCGGGCATGCCGCAGGATGTCCAAGAAGTCCGGACGGGTAAAAGGTTCTCCGCCGCTGAAGGTCAGGTGCAGGACCCCCAGTTCCG encodes the following:
- a CDS encoding 4'-phosphopantetheinyl transferase superfamily protein, with product MQTEAWLVPPDVPVLQPGEIHVWRASLTCPPETYDRFWRLLSADERARAERLISADRRAQLIAVRGILRALLGGYLGQDPGTLSFGAGPQGKPMLLSDRNPTRNLRFNLSHSHEHVLYAFAWGREVGIDVERIREHVDVLKLAERFFAPHEASALRERSPEERRRLFFTLWVCREACLKAWGTGLTFPLDRLEVELIPEQSSARVTIKKPGVETRSCHVRLLPLDGGYVGAVTAEGEESPLQCWQWAEPEGPDSMR
- the tadA gene encoding tRNA adenosine(34) deaminase TadA, whose product is MTEFTQKDVEFMRLALEQARLAPALGEVPIAAVLVLDGQVVAQVHNYREAWQDPTAHAEVVAIREAATRLGTWRLTGATLYVTVEPCSMCAGAIIQSRVARLVFGAKDPKAGACGSVFNIPAERRLNHRVQVIGGVLERESQELMQSFFRRLRDIGERAGLPVR
- a CDS encoding anti-sigma factor, with translation MNHEEFEEAVPLYAVGALERTDRQALEAHLLSGCPSCHTALKEYQAVAAMLPYGLAPAPPPRGLKAKIMAPRSPADTEAVKRPSKPSLEPGEWMNHLFPPLPSARSFPSNAARFALAFAALLVVAGAGYVGWTLYMQTPAETERLQQLETALQRETAKMASLQREVRDKELALAQMRQELERQDVEIGELRDTVIRREAELDDARAQLAQLEKDSTAFRRVRALQDEIAALLRMPTVKVVSLSGSEMAKGAGGLLLYDPDTKKAWLYAFNLPPLPGGKTYQLWAVQEKPVSAGTFTTDAGQKGRLLIRYLPEFSRTTKFAVSLEPEGGRPQPTGAIYLIGQL
- a CDS encoding sigma-70 family RNA polymerase sigma factor, with the translated sequence MDTSSRHASSLIDPKLMAQVVKGDHQAFSQLYDQSSSLLYTLALRILGNRDEAAELLQDIYLEVWKKVARYDVGRGTPMAWLVTLTRSRALDRLRARASKARTVVDSMDLSTPHVPDQSPGPFEIQADLELRNAVSKALAELPEAQQQALELAYYEGLSHTEIAARLNEPVGTIKTRIKLGMNKLRTALRGCCDQGDAR
- a CDS encoding S24/S26 family peptidase, with translation MIRRLVLDNSSAFQPPADLLPLLSSPHGGPLIRLRVASWSMFPTLQEGDVLEVEEAHDIRPGDIVVFRRNNVLVCHRVTGYGRPGEILTAGDRTREPGEAVPLCDVLAKVHAISRRGKRLVPGRPAEPTVAAQLRLVLDRSLTAWNTAWRHRAEEVWEWLRCSPRGRALLSWLIRRGARVHVIRRTPLHSLGAFSVVRRETIRLDEVERTPLVRVAPAAERVRLEVRLGPYALGACDPASGKIFVQPLVKDLGLEQVLHKLTRRLEAGPSLEKQPIETGLGLQPEDRSGSVIGRLPG
- a CDS encoding nucleotidyltransferase family protein, encoding MSPSTLDDLAEAYSRVSLANKRTLDRFVQVGRLFHDGGIDFIVLKGADLLSRVYGVRGLRPITDVDLLVHERDLWKIDEILTASGFRRLIDGNPAYVSPEGGLILDITTAVWYADDQAGLWERAVRRTLDGLSIKCLEGYDLLLYLTAYSVVHRGYFVPSFMTDLRLLTRKERIDWQPLIAEATRHHLKIPVYHGLSFACRQEPRVFVPDGVLRRLAPSSAGERLLAWLLRRLVGTQPIEGLGHLLLFLTRPPGQKRLWLRRTFWPPPEFLASRYGDLAKSQPVMLRVTRALHLIHQAGLLIGRILARSIARSC
- a CDS encoding radical SAM protein, whose protein sequence is MKTLTAENFFTSLSRRSVAARRPEAVTFELTYGCNLRCVHCYNPTHRALPNELTIAEVTTILDQVAELGVLHLTFSGGEPFTRPDFLDILRHARRLGFVLHILTNATRVTPKATAVLEEVGVNRIIVSMYGATAPTYERMTGIAGSYTSFRNGLRHLAACSLPVIVRMPVTTVNHAEVEACRKLIEPYGWKFQYSLDIMPKTDGDKTPLRYRLSPEGKIAIDQARLFNANGTPVEDPCSSNDRFIECACGRSRFAITPYGGMNLCTAFPIPNYDLRRGTVREGWEVLKQTVDRAEPNAQYECPSCELRPYCRQGRSDAWLETGDMSVCLPHFKEWATLEKQAHVPLNPRRSG